Proteins encoded by one window of Tunturibacter psychrotolerans:
- a CDS encoding ArnT family glycosyltransferase yields the protein MMKDTLLETIAEPEATLATCNPRRSTALLVLAGLWLIIFFAALFSPPLLDDADATHANAARHMALSGDLVTLRVNGIRYLEKAPLPYWLGALSFCLFGFNTFAAHLPQAIGVLLLALLGYHWAFRAFNARAAFYTGLATLTTVGVFLFTRYYIPEVLLSLFLCVALYCLLQSLLPSASEKAADQRSPKHKTAFSNAGKRAVISTDAQRSGVPPAFLSPTAYAYVMWTVLALAVLTKGLVALIFFSGAAILYLALSGEYKNWRTLKPFTGILLFLLIASPWHILAGLRNTGGMNGHGFFWFYFINEHFLRFLGRRYPMDYNKLPTSLFWSLHLVWLFPWSLFCGTLIHQAYTTFQSYRASNPAPTNEARTFYWQPYAVVGVGLILQNALKVPYLFTVFVALILFLLYGLRRRQSNSPSGTPLLRVSTLAQRSTLLLTLFATLVLTFFSLSTNQEYYTFPAYLAIILLLAVALTHAEQTFPFDSASRRWITVAHTTFTVLGLAIAVTLIYGLWNSRHLPFVPDIGDVLAHRGVGNYTLSMSGIFDLTGPSFAALRLPAALAAVAFLTGPAIAWFLRSQRRHLASTVTVALTATTFFVAAHIAFARFAPMLSSRSVADTIQQLEANHSIAPNTEVLLYGDQSYGSSIAFYLGRQVYLVNGRSSSMLFGGTFPDAPPIFLTSQDLLTVWGHGERKLLFVPMEKREIVDQLLGNKKILLFESSGKALFTDRPLNNSGKSEDHNTATLSLNQNLTRPNTR from the coding sequence ATGATGAAAGACACACTCCTCGAAACAATCGCCGAACCTGAGGCAACGCTCGCCACCTGTAACCCGCGACGCTCCACGGCGCTGCTCGTTCTCGCCGGCCTCTGGCTCATCATCTTCTTCGCCGCCCTCTTCTCTCCGCCCTTGCTCGACGACGCCGACGCAACCCATGCCAACGCCGCCCGTCACATGGCCCTCTCCGGCGATCTCGTCACGCTTCGTGTCAACGGCATCCGCTATCTCGAAAAAGCGCCGCTCCCCTACTGGCTGGGCGCCCTCAGCTTCTGTCTCTTCGGCTTCAACACCTTTGCCGCGCATCTCCCGCAGGCAATCGGCGTCCTTCTCCTCGCACTCCTCGGCTATCATTGGGCCTTTCGCGCTTTCAACGCCCGCGCTGCCTTCTACACCGGCCTCGCCACTCTCACCACCGTCGGCGTCTTTCTCTTTACCCGCTACTACATCCCCGAAGTTCTCCTCTCTCTGTTCCTCTGCGTCGCCCTCTACTGCCTCCTGCAAAGTCTCCTCCCCTCCGCAAGTGAGAAAGCGGCAGACCAAAGGTCGCCGAAACACAAAACGGCTTTCTCAAATGCTGGGAAAAGAGCCGTCATCTCGACCGATGCGCAGCGGAGTGGAGTGCCCCCCGCATTTCTTTCCCCGACCGCCTACGCCTACGTCATGTGGACAGTTCTCGCCCTCGCTGTCCTTACCAAAGGCCTCGTAGCGCTCATCTTCTTCTCCGGCGCGGCCATTCTCTATCTCGCCCTAAGCGGCGAATACAAAAACTGGCGCACTCTCAAACCCTTCACGGGAATCCTGCTCTTCCTTCTCATCGCATCCCCGTGGCACATCCTCGCTGGCCTGCGCAACACCGGCGGCATGAACGGCCACGGCTTCTTCTGGTTCTACTTCATCAACGAGCATTTCCTCCGCTTCCTCGGCCGACGCTACCCGATGGACTACAACAAGCTCCCTACCTCCCTCTTCTGGAGCCTCCATCTCGTCTGGCTTTTCCCCTGGTCGCTCTTCTGTGGAACCCTCATCCACCAGGCCTACACCACCTTCCAGAGCTATCGCGCTTCTAATCCCGCACCCACCAACGAAGCTAGAACCTTCTACTGGCAACCCTACGCCGTAGTCGGTGTGGGCCTAATTCTCCAAAACGCCCTGAAGGTTCCATACCTCTTCACTGTCTTCGTGGCACTCATCCTCTTTCTGCTCTACGGCCTCCGCCGCCGCCAATCAAACTCTCCATCGGGCACCCCACTCCTCCGCGTCAGCACGCTCGCCCAACGCAGCACCCTCCTTCTTACCCTCTTCGCCACTCTGGTCCTCACGTTCTTCTCCCTCTCCACCAACCAGGAGTACTACACCTTCCCCGCGTACCTCGCGATCATCCTTCTCCTTGCCGTTGCCCTCACGCACGCCGAGCAAACCTTCCCCTTCGACTCCGCCTCACGCCGCTGGATCACCGTCGCTCACACCACCTTCACCGTCCTCGGCTTGGCCATTGCCGTCACGCTGATCTACGGCCTCTGGAACTCCCGCCATCTCCCCTTCGTTCCCGACATCGGCGATGTCCTCGCCCACCGCGGCGTAGGCAACTACACCCTCTCCATGTCCGGCATCTTCGACCTCACAGGTCCCAGCTTCGCGGCACTACGTCTCCCCGCCGCGCTCGCCGCCGTAGCCTTCCTTACCGGCCCGGCCATCGCCTGGTTTCTCCGCTCGCAGCGCCGACACCTCGCTTCGACTGTAACTGTCGCCCTCACCGCGACCACTTTCTTCGTCGCAGCTCACATAGCCTTCGCACGCTTTGCTCCCATGCTCTCCTCCCGCAGCGTCGCCGACACCATCCAACAGCTCGAAGCCAACCACTCCATCGCCCCCAACACCGAAGTCCTCCTCTACGGAGATCAGTCCTACGGATCCTCGATCGCCTTCTACCTCGGCCGACAGGTCTATCTCGTCAACGGCCGCTCCTCCTCTATGCTCTTCGGCGGAACCTTCCCCGACGCACCGCCCATCTTCCTCACCTCGCAGGACCTGCTCACCGTCTGGGGCCACGGCGAACGCAAGCTTCTCTTCGTTCCCATGGAAAAGCGAGAAATAGTCGACCAACTCCTCGGCAACAAAAAGATTCTTCTCTTCGAAAGTTCCGGCAAAGCCCTCTTCACCGACCGTCCCCTGAACAACTCGGGCAAATCCGAAGATCACAACACCGCGACTCTCTCCCTCAACCAAAATCTGACCAGACCGAACACTCGCTGA
- a CDS encoding M1 family metallopeptidase — translation MPRTRPLLVAALLLYPLAIHAQTTPQPSIATNSPDGKPLSTRVVAYNIDAKLDTNKKTLDATETLTYKNLSGHPLTTIPFHLYLNAFRPQSTFSKESHYTGGVLDPEDDKNYPSEKLGSITISHIEADGYGDLTSAMHFIAPDDNNAEDHTVTEINLPHPLAPNDAITFRLAFHDIFPLSVARNGYKRDFIMGGQWYPKPGVFWHGAWNCHQYHSSTEFFSDFATFRVSLTLPRRYVVGASGVPTGEVTNSDNTKTLSFYGEDIGDFAWAASPNFTITDGTYLSSLGPVKIHVLALAAHPKAGGRYLDVMQKTLAEYDHRYGPYPYKIITVIDPEPGSEIGGMEYPTLFTGETSWYDPTYLTEQAAEHEFGHQYWYGMVATNEFEDAWLDEGINSYTEVKVMAAIFGQNTSVFGRSYANLGDTDLRRYNYFIEPDFDPVTRWAFKFRNFDSYGVITYGKSATLLTTLEGIIGRDTMDEAMRTYFMRYRFTHPTTEDFLRTIEEVAIAHGKAISTVSLPPTRIQQPTTSYQPPATSFNEADASPTLAFPSSPPLTSTGYPDYATTSATNSSLRSFFNQAVYGTQILDYSVDQVSSDPAQWWLPEPKDKKQVQYLSSVYLRRKGDFILPVTAEIVFDDGTRLRERWDGVDRWTKFTYTRNAKILSVEIDPDHTILLDKNLFNNSYVITPNNIPARKLSNIWLSFQQLLAQLSSWIV, via the coding sequence ATGCCGCGAACCCGCCCGCTCCTCGTCGCCGCACTCCTCCTCTACCCGCTCGCGATCCACGCTCAAACAACTCCGCAGCCCAGCATCGCGACTAACTCACCCGACGGCAAGCCACTCTCCACCAGGGTCGTCGCCTACAACATCGACGCCAAACTCGACACCAATAAAAAAACCCTCGACGCCACCGAGACCCTCACCTACAAAAACCTCAGCGGCCACCCCCTCACCACAATCCCATTCCACCTCTACCTCAACGCCTTCCGCCCCCAGTCCACCTTCTCCAAAGAAAGTCACTACACCGGCGGAGTCCTCGACCCCGAGGACGACAAAAACTACCCATCCGAAAAACTCGGCAGCATCACAATCTCCCACATCGAAGCTGACGGCTACGGCGACCTCACCTCAGCCATGCACTTCATCGCCCCCGATGACAACAACGCCGAAGACCACACCGTCACCGAGATCAATCTCCCTCATCCGCTCGCACCCAACGACGCCATCACCTTCCGCCTCGCCTTCCACGACATCTTCCCGCTCTCGGTCGCCCGTAACGGTTACAAACGCGACTTCATCATGGGCGGCCAGTGGTACCCGAAACCCGGAGTCTTCTGGCACGGCGCCTGGAACTGCCACCAATATCACTCCTCCACAGAATTTTTCTCCGACTTCGCAACCTTCCGCGTCTCGCTAACGCTCCCACGCCGCTACGTAGTCGGCGCCAGCGGCGTTCCAACCGGCGAAGTCACCAACTCCGACAACACCAAGACCCTCAGCTTCTACGGCGAAGACATAGGAGACTTCGCCTGGGCCGCAAGCCCAAACTTCACCATCACTGACGGAACCTACCTCTCTTCTCTAGGCCCAGTAAAGATTCACGTCCTCGCACTTGCTGCCCATCCCAAAGCTGGCGGTCGTTACCTCGACGTCATGCAGAAGACCCTCGCCGAGTATGACCATCGCTACGGGCCCTATCCCTACAAGATCATCACTGTCATCGACCCCGAGCCCGGCTCTGAGATCGGCGGCATGGAATACCCCACCCTCTTCACAGGAGAAACCTCCTGGTACGACCCCACCTACCTCACCGAACAAGCCGCCGAACATGAGTTCGGCCATCAATACTGGTACGGAATGGTCGCCACCAACGAGTTCGAAGACGCGTGGCTCGACGAAGGCATCAACTCCTACACCGAGGTCAAAGTCATGGCCGCCATCTTCGGTCAAAACACCTCAGTCTTCGGACGATCTTACGCAAACCTTGGCGACACTGATCTGCGGCGTTATAACTACTTCATCGAGCCCGACTTTGATCCGGTAACTCGCTGGGCCTTCAAATTCCGCAACTTCGACTCCTACGGCGTTATCACTTACGGCAAATCCGCCACTCTCCTGACCACACTCGAAGGCATCATCGGTCGAGACACGATGGACGAAGCCATGCGCACCTACTTCATGCGCTACCGCTTTACTCATCCCACAACCGAGGACTTCCTCCGCACCATCGAGGAGGTCGCCATAGCCCATGGCAAAGCCATCTCCACCGTTTCCCTTCCTCCAACACGCATACAGCAGCCCACAACATCGTACCAACCCCCAGCCACCTCTTTCAACGAGGCCGATGCTTCTCCCACGCTCGCCTTTCCTTCATCTCCGCCGCTCACCTCAACCGGCTATCCCGACTACGCCACCACTTCAGCCACGAACTCCAGCCTTCGATCCTTCTTCAACCAGGCCGTCTACGGAACTCAGATCCTCGACTACTCCGTCGACCAAGTCTCTTCCGATCCAGCCCAATGGTGGCTCCCGGAACCCAAAGACAAGAAGCAAGTCCAGTACCTCTCCTCTGTCTACCTCCGTCGCAAGGGCGATTTCATCCTCCCCGTCACCGCAGAAATCGTCTTCGACGACGGCACACGTCTCCGGGAACGTTGGGATGGCGTCGACCGCTGGACCAAATTCACTTACACTCGCAACGCGAAGATCCTCTCTGTCGAAATCGACCCCGACCACACGATCCTCCTCGACAAAAATCTCTTCAACAATAGCTACGTCATCACGCCTAACAACATCCCCGCTCGCAAACTCTCCAACATCTGGCTGAGCTTCCAGCAACTTCTGGCCCAACTCTCCTCCTGGATCGTGTAA
- a CDS encoding ArnT family glycosyltransferase, whose amino-acid sequence MQPDHLYEEALVHETSSPNAAPRRLWSPVSLVIIFFLWLILQIGGLFTPGLLDDVDSIYIEVAREMLQRHDFVTPTIDGIRFFDKPPLMYWMAAGSMHLFGIHDWAARLPLALAVLALLLSVYALGIRLFAAISPTDKPDRGGFYAALAVATSIGPYLYTRFYIPDILIALWMTLAVHLFLIALNRRQPHGTSSSQQQRSALQPCLAFAAVMAANVLTKGLIGLVFPIGFVLLYLAFTNQLRLLLKLHLIPSTLVFLALAAPWHILAALRTPAIPLPAGFGLPATGGWAWFYLYNEHIARFLSKRIPHDYGQTPVLLFWLYLAIWVLPWTVFLPAAIANHVRTLRNHASNITANALSVARDHEAALSLLLWSILVMGFFSLSSRQEYYSIPAIPALCLMAGGLLARADQSSRSTLHDIGATATESALHWHVYLLLPLTTIIAIVCGYFAITAPHPAPGADLASLLNSNPDFYNLSLGHLFDLTDDAMGIFRGPLVAVALSMLGVGFGSYILRRRSFTYAANLVLAAAMTLTLLAAHEGLVRFYPILGSKALAATINQDIRPGDRVIIDGWLSSGSSILFYTGQQAALVNGRIYGPWYGSFWPDAPPIFGTDDGLRQAWSGSQRIFLLTFNKQRAADLARFAPVHLLAAEGGKFILSNR is encoded by the coding sequence ATGCAACCTGACCATCTCTACGAAGAAGCCTTAGTGCACGAGACCTCCTCCCCAAACGCCGCCCCGCGACGTCTCTGGAGTCCCGTCTCTCTCGTCATCATCTTCTTTCTCTGGCTCATTCTTCAGATCGGCGGCCTCTTCACCCCCGGCCTCCTCGACGACGTCGACTCCATCTACATCGAGGTCGCTCGCGAGATGCTGCAACGCCACGACTTCGTCACCCCAACGATCGACGGCATTCGTTTCTTCGACAAACCTCCCCTGATGTACTGGATGGCAGCCGGCTCCATGCATCTCTTCGGCATCCACGACTGGGCCGCCCGCCTTCCCCTTGCCCTCGCCGTCCTGGCGCTCCTCCTATCCGTCTACGCCCTAGGCATCCGCCTCTTCGCAGCAATCTCCCCCACCGACAAACCCGACCGCGGAGGCTTCTACGCCGCACTCGCCGTCGCCACCAGCATTGGCCCCTACCTCTACACCCGCTTTTACATCCCAGACATTCTCATCGCCCTCTGGATGACCCTGGCGGTCCATCTCTTCCTCATAGCCCTCAACCGCCGTCAGCCACACGGTACCTCCTCATCCCAGCAACAAAGATCCGCCCTTCAACCGTGCCTCGCCTTCGCCGCCGTCATGGCCGCAAATGTCCTGACAAAAGGTCTCATCGGCCTTGTCTTTCCCATCGGCTTCGTCCTGCTCTACCTGGCCTTCACAAACCAGCTCAGGCTCCTGCTCAAACTCCATCTCATCCCCAGCACATTGGTCTTCCTCGCTCTCGCAGCACCGTGGCACATCCTCGCCGCGCTACGCACTCCCGCAATCCCACTCCCCGCTGGCTTCGGTCTCCCCGCCACCGGAGGCTGGGCCTGGTTCTATCTCTACAACGAGCACATCGCGAGATTCCTCTCAAAACGCATCCCCCACGACTACGGCCAGACACCCGTGCTTCTCTTCTGGCTCTATCTCGCCATCTGGGTCCTTCCCTGGACCGTCTTCCTGCCGGCAGCGATCGCCAATCACGTTCGAACTCTCCGCAACCACGCGTCCAACATCACCGCCAACGCGCTCTCCGTCGCCCGCGACCACGAAGCCGCCCTCTCGCTCCTTCTATGGAGCATCCTCGTCATGGGCTTCTTCTCCCTCTCCAGCCGTCAGGAGTACTACTCCATTCCCGCGATACCGGCCTTGTGCCTCATGGCCGGCGGTCTCCTCGCCCGCGCGGATCAATCGTCACGCTCAACACTCCACGACATCGGCGCCACGGCCACCGAGAGCGCCCTCCACTGGCACGTCTACCTTCTCCTGCCCCTTACCACGATCATTGCCATCGTCTGCGGATACTTCGCCATCACCGCACCGCACCCGGCCCCCGGCGCCGATCTAGCCTCACTCCTGAACTCCAATCCCGACTTCTATAATCTCTCCCTCGGCCACCTCTTCGACCTCACCGACGACGCCATGGGAATCTTCCGTGGCCCGCTCGTCGCAGTCGCTCTCAGCATGCTCGGCGTCGGCTTCGGCAGCTACATCCTGCGACGCCGCTCGTTCACTTACGCTGCGAATCTCGTCCTCGCCGCTGCAATGACCCTCACCCTTCTCGCCGCACACGAAGGCCTCGTCCGCTTCTATCCCATCCTTGGGTCAAAGGCCCTCGCCGCCACCATAAATCAGGACATCCGGCCCGGCGATCGCGTCATCATCGATGGTTGGCTGTCCTCCGGCTCATCCATCCTTTTCTACACCGGCCAACAGGCAGCCCTCGTCAACGGGCGAATCTACGGCCCCTGGTATGGCTCCTTCTGGCCCGATGCCCCACCCATCTTCGGAACCGACGACGGACTCCGCCAAGCCTGGTCCGGCTCCCAGCGTATCTTCCTGCTTACCTTCAACAAACAACGTGCCGCCGACCTTGCACGCTTCGCCCCGGTCCACCTCCTCGCCGCCGAAGGCGGTAAATTCATCCTCTCCAACCGCTAA
- a CDS encoding GIY-YIG nuclease family protein, translating into MPPRDYHFWVYILSSRSRNLYIGITNNIHRRTNQHHEAPPKTHTAHYNIHRLVYCEYFRYVRSAIAREKELKHWTRAQKIELIERTNPTWDNLLPPQPD; encoded by the coding sequence ATGCCTCCCCGCGACTATCACTTCTGGGTCTACATCCTATCCAGCCGTTCGCGAAACCTATACATAGGCATAACCAACAACATTCATCGCCGAACCAATCAACACCACGAAGCGCCCCCTAAAACCCACACAGCGCACTACAACATTCACCGCCTCGTCTACTGCGAATATTTCCGTTACGTGCGCAGCGCCATCGCCCGCGAAAAAGAACTTAAGCATTGGACAAGAGCCCAAAAGATCGAACTGATCGAACGAACGAATCCGACATGGGACAACCTCCTGCCACCCCAACCCGATTAA
- a CDS encoding class I SAM-dependent methyltransferase — MMRGQPNFDQIARPYRWLEYLTLGRALERCRLHYLPSLLKRKQALVLGDGDGRFLAQLLAQNPRLHADAIDTSATMLQLLRQRCEALVPKTHTRLTTHQADALTYPLAPPYDLIVTHFFLDCLTQPDLETLVNRIAPTLSPGALWLVSDFQIPTGPMRLPAKILVRALYLAFRILTGLRTTQLPDHATPLKQAGLTRIAQRQRLSGLLITELWQRNPDPQ; from the coding sequence ATGATGCGCGGCCAACCCAACTTCGACCAAATCGCGCGTCCTTACCGCTGGCTCGAATACCTCACCCTCGGCCGTGCTCTCGAGCGATGCCGCCTCCACTACCTGCCAAGCCTCCTCAAACGCAAGCAAGCCCTCGTCCTCGGCGACGGCGACGGCCGCTTCCTCGCACAACTCCTCGCTCAAAATCCTCGCCTCCACGCCGATGCGATCGACACCAGCGCAACCATGCTCCAACTCCTCCGCCAACGGTGCGAAGCTCTGGTCCCAAAAACACACACACGCCTCACCACCCATCAAGCCGACGCGCTCACCTACCCACTCGCCCCGCCCTACGATCTCATCGTCACTCACTTCTTTCTCGATTGCCTCACCCAGCCCGACCTCGAAACCCTCGTCAACCGCATCGCGCCAACTCTCTCGCCCGGGGCCCTCTGGCTAGTCTCCGACTTCCAAATCCCCACCGGCCCAATGCGCCTCCCAGCGAAGATTCTCGTCCGCGCTCTCTATCTCGCCTTCCGCATCCTCACCGGCCTCCGCACCACCCAACTCCCCGACCACGCCACCCCCCTCAAGCAAGCAGGCCTAACCCGAATCGCCCAACGACAACGCCTCTCCGGACTCCTGATCACCGAACTCTGGCAACGCAACCCGGACCCCCAATGA
- a CDS encoding SixA phosphatase family protein: MNLYILRHASAGLRRTNPLLDVKRPLDKEGKKHSLQLAYVLNALNIQFDLIISSPLKRSLQTAAMIGTETGYEAPIQQSEALAPSATVKDFQKLLREISNRENVLVVGHNPNLTIFLGSLLVPAASPTANIRLRKGSIARVVITRGPATLQALLDPRTVRALYATSTKSSRRKTSRK; the protein is encoded by the coding sequence ATGAATTTGTATATTCTTCGCCACGCCAGCGCTGGTCTTCGCAGAACAAATCCCCTCCTCGACGTGAAGCGTCCCCTCGACAAAGAAGGGAAAAAGCATAGTCTCCAGCTTGCTTACGTGCTCAATGCATTGAACATACAGTTTGATCTCATCATCTCGAGCCCACTCAAGCGCTCCCTCCAGACCGCCGCCATGATCGGCACCGAGACCGGTTACGAAGCCCCGATTCAGCAATCTGAAGCACTCGCCCCCTCCGCTACCGTAAAGGACTTCCAAAAGCTCCTTCGCGAGATCTCGAACCGCGAAAACGTCCTCGTGGTCGGCCATAACCCAAACCTAACCATTTTCTTAGGCTCGCTTCTAGTCCCCGCCGCAAGCCCCACAGCCAATATCCGCCTCCGCAAGGGCTCTATCGCGCGCGTCGTCATCACCCGTGGTCCCGCTACTCTGCAAGCCTTGCTCGACCCCCGCACCGTTCGCGCCCTCTACGCCACCTCGACGAAGAGTTCCCGCCGAAAGACCTCGCGAAAATAA
- a CDS encoding Ppx/GppA phosphatase family protein yields the protein MPTFAAIDIGSNSCRLKIASVQMHRLKTLHEDREVTRLGESVFQTGVISPEAMASTIRALKRFHKAVQLHVADKVRVVATSAMRDARNAAAFTEWVKATTGWNVEVISGLEEGHLIHLGVVTHEVGARGRCLLIDLGGGSCEVTLSDGGRIKSMVSMPLGAVRLREEFLRSDPPAKEDVARLKQFIDRELKRAEKKLGTPRVGLVIATSGTASALAEASGHVRKGRATNKTLAKKRLERVGALTADTPDVRRLADRLAKMNNSEREGVPGIGPRRSEIIVGGSLVYASLLERMGLKGFRYSPLGLRDGMLAQMLAEVDLRTSVHQKIESERWAGVLEVCQRYGIEQRRVEPVRQHVVELFNALARVHELPEEYRLWLEAAAMMQDVGKFMNHQGHYRHTQYIIANSEIFGFSPEQRMIVSAVARYMGKSRPDPLDRPMRWIPVEEHMNVTRAVVLLRLAVALNQDRASAVLQMKTHVYPKRVLLELVPGRGGAELEAWSLKKEAAYFREVFRRELFVEVA from the coding sequence ATGCCTACGTTTGCCGCGATCGATATTGGATCGAACTCGTGTCGCTTGAAAATTGCCAGCGTACAGATGCATCGATTGAAGACATTGCACGAGGACCGTGAGGTCACGCGGCTGGGGGAGAGTGTTTTTCAGACGGGAGTGATCTCGCCTGAGGCGATGGCCTCGACGATTCGTGCGCTCAAGCGTTTTCATAAGGCAGTACAGCTGCATGTGGCCGATAAAGTTCGCGTGGTGGCGACGAGCGCGATGCGTGATGCGCGGAATGCAGCGGCGTTTACTGAGTGGGTGAAGGCGACAACGGGTTGGAACGTTGAGGTGATCTCGGGGCTTGAGGAAGGGCACCTGATTCACCTGGGAGTGGTGACGCATGAGGTGGGGGCGCGGGGACGGTGTCTGCTGATCGATCTGGGCGGCGGGAGTTGCGAGGTGACGCTCTCCGATGGCGGCCGAATCAAGTCGATGGTGAGCATGCCGCTGGGAGCGGTGCGGCTGCGGGAAGAGTTTCTGCGGAGCGACCCTCCGGCGAAGGAAGATGTCGCGCGGTTGAAGCAGTTCATTGATCGCGAGTTGAAGCGGGCAGAGAAGAAGCTTGGGACGCCGAGAGTAGGGTTGGTGATTGCGACCTCGGGGACGGCGTCGGCGCTGGCGGAGGCGAGTGGGCATGTCCGCAAGGGCAGGGCGACAAATAAGACTTTGGCAAAGAAACGACTGGAGCGCGTGGGAGCTTTGACTGCGGACACACCCGATGTGCGGCGACTGGCGGATCGGCTGGCGAAGATGAACAATTCTGAGCGGGAAGGAGTGCCAGGGATTGGGCCACGGCGGTCGGAGATTATCGTCGGCGGCTCGCTGGTGTATGCAAGTTTGCTGGAGCGGATGGGGCTGAAGGGATTTCGCTATTCTCCGCTGGGCCTGCGCGACGGGATGCTCGCGCAGATGCTGGCGGAGGTCGATCTACGAACGTCAGTGCACCAGAAGATCGAGAGCGAGCGATGGGCAGGCGTGCTCGAGGTTTGCCAGAGGTACGGAATCGAACAGCGGCGGGTGGAGCCGGTGAGGCAGCATGTGGTGGAGTTGTTCAATGCATTGGCGCGGGTGCATGAGTTGCCGGAGGAGTACAGGCTGTGGCTCGAGGCTGCGGCGATGATGCAGGATGTCGGCAAGTTCATGAACCACCAGGGACATTACCGTCACACGCAATACATCATTGCGAACTCGGAGATCTTCGGATTTTCGCCGGAACAGCGGATGATTGTGAGCGCTGTCGCCCGGTACATGGGGAAGAGCCGGCCCGATCCTCTGGACCGGCCGATGCGGTGGATTCCGGTGGAAGAGCACATGAACGTGACACGGGCGGTGGTGTTGCTTCGGCTAGCGGTGGCGCTGAATCAGGACCGCGCCAGCGCGGTCCTCCAGATGAAGACTCATGTGTATCCGAAGCGTGTTCTGCTGGAGTTGGTGCCGGGACGTGGTGGAGCCGAGTTGGAGGCCTGGTCGCTGAAGAAAGAAGCGGCTTATTTTCGCGAGGTCTTTCGGCGGGAACTCTTCGTCGAGGTGGCGTAG